Proteins from a genomic interval of Salinarchaeum sp. Harcht-Bsk1:
- a CDS encoding cytochrome c biogenesis protein CcdA: MAETVVGALAFAATAGVATFFAPCAFPLLPGYVGYYVHENDQETSMVLPAGAAAGGALAALAVVAAVVLIVGQPVKAALPTLEPVIGIGLVALGVAILLGRSPELRIALPERPSSVVGFGVFGAAYAVAAAGCVVPLFVGVLTQALGFGIGPAALVLGVYALAVAAPLVGVTLLAGAGVDEWQRLGRHSGAIQTVAAVTMVLAGVWQLYVAIFRFGAI, encoded by the coding sequence CGCCACGGCGGGCGTGGCGACCTTCTTCGCGCCCTGCGCGTTTCCGCTCCTCCCAGGCTACGTCGGCTACTACGTCCACGAGAACGATCAGGAGACGTCGATGGTCCTGCCCGCCGGTGCGGCAGCCGGCGGGGCACTGGCCGCACTCGCCGTCGTCGCCGCCGTGGTCCTGATCGTCGGCCAGCCGGTGAAGGCCGCGCTTCCGACCCTCGAGCCGGTGATCGGCATCGGCCTCGTGGCGCTCGGGGTCGCGATCCTGCTCGGCCGATCGCCGGAGCTGCGGATCGCGCTCCCGGAACGCCCCTCGTCGGTGGTCGGCTTCGGCGTCTTCGGCGCCGCCTACGCCGTGGCCGCCGCCGGCTGCGTCGTTCCCCTGTTCGTCGGCGTCCTGACGCAGGCGCTGGGCTTCGGTATCGGGCCTGCCGCACTCGTTCTGGGGGTCTACGCACTGGCCGTCGCCGCGCCGCTGGTCGGCGTGACGCTGCTGGCGGGCGCCGGCGTCGACGAGTGGCAGCGACTGGGCAGGCACAGCGGTGCCATCCAGACGGTCGCGGCAGTCACGATGGTGCTGGCCGGCGTCTGGCAGCTGTACGTGGCGATCTTCCGGTTCGGCGCGATCTAG